In the Tepidimicrobium xylanilyticum genome, one interval contains:
- a CDS encoding VIT1/CCC1 transporter family protein yields METDSKISKKTSQTILKLQQNEITEHAIYMNLAKRVKKQGDREILQRIGREEGMHSKLWSKYTKRELKPQKLKVTIYSLLSIILGYTFVIKLMEKGEVVSQNSYALLTKEVPEAHKIYLDEQKHEEALINMLDEDRLQYVGSMVLGLNDALVELTGTLAGLSFALQNNKLVALSGLITGISATLSMASSEYLSARSEGNADAKKSALYTGVMYIVAVILLVLPYLIFPNSKYIHALVTMLIIVVLIILSFTYYISVAKDLPFKKRFLEMATISLSVAGLSFIVGILVKKFLGIDI; encoded by the coding sequence ATGGAAACTGATTCTAAAATATCAAAAAAAACATCACAAACCATTCTTAAACTCCAGCAAAACGAGATTACCGAACATGCTATCTACATGAATTTAGCCAAGAGAGTTAAAAAACAAGGGGATAGAGAAATACTTCAGCGTATTGGAAGGGAAGAAGGAATGCATAGTAAGCTATGGAGCAAATATACCAAAAGAGAACTTAAACCACAAAAGTTAAAAGTTACTATATATTCATTATTAAGCATAATACTAGGATATACTTTCGTCATTAAATTAATGGAAAAAGGAGAAGTAGTATCTCAAAATAGCTATGCACTGCTGACTAAAGAGGTTCCTGAAGCTCATAAGATATATCTCGATGAACAGAAACACGAAGAAGCTCTCATAAATATGCTAGATGAAGACCGCTTGCAATACGTTGGTTCCATGGTTTTAGGATTAAATGACGCATTGGTAGAGTTAACTGGAACTCTGGCAGGATTGAGTTTTGCTCTGCAAAACAATAAATTAGTAGCTTTATCCGGACTAATTACAGGAATATCGGCAACATTGTCAATGGCATCATCTGAATACTTATCTGCTAGATCCGAAGGCAATGCCGATGCTAAAAAATCCGCCCTATATACTGGAGTAATGTATATCGTTGCAGTAATATTGTTAGTATTACCATATCTAATATTCCCAAACAGCAAATACATACACGCTTTAGTTACCATGTTAATAATAGTAGTACTAATAATATTATCTTTTACCTATTATATATCAGTAGCAAAAGACTTGCCCTTTAAGAAGAGATTTTTAGAAATGGCTACAATAAGCCTTTCTGTAGCTGGATTATCCTTTATAGTTGGTATACTAGTTAAGAAATTCTTAGGTATAGATATTTAA
- a CDS encoding cysteine-rich small domain-containing protein, with protein sequence MKNSYRFYRNIDCEYFPCHNVKDEENFNCLFCYCPLYFLEECGGNYFDNNGIKDCTDCLIPHSPRGYDYINEKIMEINKQKRRTNT encoded by the coding sequence ATGAAAAATTCCTATAGATTCTATAGAAACATCGATTGTGAATATTTTCCTTGTCATAATGTAAAAGATGAAGAAAATTTTAATTGCTTGTTCTGTTATTGTCCCCTATATTTTTTGGAAGAATGTGGGGGAAACTACTTTGACAATAATGGAATAAAGGACTGCACTGACTGCTTAATACCTCACAGTCCAAGGGGTTATGACTATATAAATGAAAAAATAATGGAAATAAACAAGCAAAAAAGGAGAACGAATACATAA
- the cobK gene encoding precorrin-6A reductase: protein MIGGTSESRKLIDRIKDLENFVITVATVSGKEFIQGSNLHIGRMGYKDMVKFIAKNNISLIVDLTHPYAEEVTENAKKVAAEKDIRYIRYIRRKVGPKTKAIYLKNYEEAYDYISKLQGTIFFTTGSKNIGDFENIRGENRFIYRVLPALESIEICRKYDIKLRDIVAVLGPFTKDFNKAMFKEYQVDYVVMKDSGDEGGTLEKIKACEELGIIPIVVGREMEEGYDNLDAIEEIIRRHKDEKFL, encoded by the coding sequence ATAATAGGTGGAACCAGTGAATCTAGAAAGCTTATAGATAGAATAAAGGATTTAGAAAATTTTGTTATTACCGTTGCGACGGTTAGTGGGAAGGAGTTTATCCAAGGTTCAAACCTTCATATTGGAAGAATGGGCTATAAGGATATGGTAAAATTTATTGCTAAAAACAACATATCTTTAATAGTCGACTTAACCCATCCTTATGCAGAGGAAGTTACAGAAAATGCAAAGAAAGTAGCTGCAGAAAAGGATATAAGGTATATAAGATATATTAGAAGGAAAGTAGGTCCTAAAACTAAGGCCATATATTTAAAAAATTATGAAGAAGCCTATGACTATATTTCTAAATTGCAAGGAACGATATTTTTTACTACAGGGTCAAAGAATATAGGGGATTTTGAAAATATACGAGGTGAAAATAGATTCATCTATAGAGTACTTCCAGCATTGGAAAGTATCGAAATATGTAGGAAATATGATATTAAACTAAGGGATATAGTTGCAGTTTTAGGGCCATTTACTAAAGATTTTAATAAAGCCATGTTTAAAGAGTATCAGGTAGATTATGTAGTTATGAAGGATAGCGGAGACGAAGGAGGCACCTTAGAAAAAATAAAGGCCTGTGAAGAGTTAGGAATAATTCCGATTGTAGTAGGGAGGGAAATGGAAGAAGGATATGACAACTTGGATGCCATAGAAGAAATAATAAGGAGGCATAAGGATGAAAAATTCCTATAG
- the cbiG gene encoding cobalt-precorrin 5A hydrolase — protein MKIACVSFTQRGKEIGNKLVKLSSRANRYTIYHFINNEINGGVKSIMPYLVKEYEGLIFISATGIAVRFMKPYIRDKTQDPAVVVVDDGGKFAISLLSGHIGGANELAQWVGSTLKAIPVITTASDNRDIESIDLFAIKNNYHMENKDSIKEITAMMVNGSKVGFYSEMEEIIDYDNLTILSNPKDIDPSIEGIIIVSSKTGIKIPSNKYCLLIPKNINIGIGCRKNVEGKRIIELIENTLGRLSLSPKGIKTIGTVEVKRGETGIIEACNYFNCPLKIFSLEEIKEIEDKFPKSHFVKETIGVYSVSEPSAYLLGGKMLAAKIKKDGITLSIAKEAYKE, from the coding sequence ATGAAAATTGCCTGTGTATCCTTTACTCAAAGGGGAAAAGAAATAGGGAATAAATTAGTAAAATTAAGTTCTAGGGCAAATAGATACACTATTTATCACTTTATTAATAACGAAATCAATGGAGGTGTAAAATCCATAATGCCTTATTTAGTAAAGGAATATGAAGGCTTAATTTTCATATCTGCTACAGGCATTGCTGTTAGATTTATGAAGCCCTACATTAGAGATAAAACTCAAGATCCCGCTGTAGTTGTAGTAGATGATGGGGGCAAATTTGCTATTAGCCTTTTATCAGGGCATATAGGGGGCGCTAATGAATTAGCCCAATGGGTAGGAAGCACTTTAAAAGCTATTCCCGTTATTACTACTGCTTCAGATAACAGGGATATAGAATCCATAGACCTTTTTGCCATAAAAAACAATTATCATATGGAAAATAAGGATAGTATAAAGGAAATTACTGCCATGATGGTAAATGGAAGTAAAGTAGGTTTTTATTCAGAAATGGAAGAAATTATTGACTACGACAATTTAACAATATTAAGCAATCCTAAAGATATAGACCCTTCCATTGAAGGAATTATTATAGTAAGTTCTAAAACAGGGATAAAAATTCCTTCTAATAAATACTGTCTTCTTATACCTAAAAATATAAATATAGGCATTGGCTGTAGAAAGAATGTAGAAGGGAAAAGAATAATAGAGTTAATTGAAAATACATTGGGCCGATTGAGTTTATCACCTAAAGGAATTAAGACAATAGGAACTGTAGAAGTAAAAAGGGGAGAAACCGGTATAATAGAAGCTTGTAATTACTTTAATTGTCCTTTAAAAATTTTTTCCTTGGAGGAAATAAAAGAGATTGAGGATAAATTTCCAAAATCCCATTTTGTAAAGGAAACCATAGGAGTATACTCGGTATCAGAACCCTCTGCTTACCTATTAGGTGGAAAGATGTTAGCTGCAAAAATCAAAAAAGATGGGATAACCTTATCCATAGCAAAGGAGGCTTACAAAGAATGA
- the cobM gene encoding precorrin-4 C(11)-methyltransferase, with the protein MISFVGAGPGNTDLITVKGRKLLQEADMVIYTGSLVSKDHLKCCKDSCEIYNSASMTLEEIVDKMEKAARKELKVVRLHTGDPTIYGAIREQMDLLDEKGIDYEVIPGVSSFTAACSAIKREFTLPNVSQTIILTRIEGKTKVPEEESLELLAKHKASMALFLSVRYMDRLVEKLKKGYGREDVPVAVVYKVTWEDEKIIIGTLKDIKEKVERAGITKTALILVGDFIKGEYERSKLYDPSFSHEYREASK; encoded by the coding sequence ATGATTAGTTTTGTAGGTGCAGGACCTGGAAATACAGATTTAATAACTGTTAAAGGAAGAAAGCTACTTCAAGAAGCAGATATGGTCATTTATACAGGGAGTTTGGTATCGAAGGATCATTTGAAATGTTGTAAAGATTCTTGTGAAATATACAATAGTGCTTCCATGACTTTGGAGGAAATAGTAGACAAAATGGAGAAGGCAGCAAGAAAAGAATTAAAAGTAGTAAGGCTACATACAGGAGATCCTACTATCTATGGAGCTATAAGGGAACAGATGGATTTATTAGATGAAAAAGGTATAGATTATGAAGTTATTCCTGGCGTTAGTTCCTTTACTGCTGCTTGTTCTGCCATAAAAAGGGAGTTTACACTGCCTAATGTAAGCCAAACTATTATTCTAACAAGAATAGAAGGAAAAACCAAAGTACCAGAAGAAGAGAGTTTAGAACTACTTGCCAAACATAAGGCTTCAATGGCCTTATTTCTATCGGTAAGATATATGGATAGGCTAGTAGAAAAGTTAAAAAAGGGTTATGGAAGAGAAGATGTGCCAGTGGCAGTAGTGTACAAGGTTACTTGGGAAGATGAGAAAATAATTATTGGAACTCTAAAGGATATAAAAGAAAAGGTAGAAAGGGCAGGAATTACTAAAACAGCCTTAATACTAGTAGGGGATTTTATAAAAGGAGAATATGAAAGATCTAAACTGTATGACCCATCTTTTTCACATGAATATAGGGAGGCCTCTAAATGA
- the cbiT gene encoding precorrin-6Y C5,15-methyltransferase (decarboxylating) subunit CbiT produces the protein MRWIRDEEFIRGKVPLTKFNIRVLTMAYLSIEKGDRLLDIGAGTGSISIEASLQGARVWAIEKNKEAIDIIKENKSKFNVNLDLIHGEAPDALPNIKFNKCFLGGSDGRLENIFEYLKDHLELEGILCANFVTLKNLNHFLQLLKDYGYIDVEVQLIQSSYMDHIGLMRGNNPIFIVKGVKR, from the coding sequence ATGAGATGGATTAGAGATGAAGAATTTATACGTGGGAAAGTTCCCCTGACTAAGTTCAATATTCGAGTGCTTACTATGGCTTATTTATCCATCGAAAAAGGAGACAGGCTACTAGACATTGGTGCAGGTACAGGAAGCATATCCATAGAAGCAAGCTTACAAGGAGCAAGGGTTTGGGCCATAGAAAAGAATAAAGAAGCTATAGATATTATAAAAGAAAACAAAAGCAAATTTAATGTAAATTTAGATTTAATCCACGGGGAAGCGCCCGATGCCTTACCCAATATAAAGTTTAATAAGTGTTTCCTAGGAGGTAGTGATGGCAGGTTAGAAAACATATTTGAATACTTAAAGGATCATTTGGAACTAGAAGGCATACTATGTGCCAATTTTGTAACTCTAAAAAATTTAAACCATTTTCTCCAGTTATTAAAGGATTATGGATATATTGATGTTGAAGTTCAGCTTATCCAATCTTCCTATATGGATCATATAGGACTTATGAGAGGAAATAACCCCATATTCATAGTAAAAGGAGTTAAAAGATAA
- the cbiE gene encoding precorrin-6y C5,15-methyltransferase (decarboxylating) subunit CbiE: MGPGNPKYLTVEVKEAIKKFDKVVAFGRVSSSLKHIREDIKTINKVTHIDYFLKEYDDILILASGDPCFYGIVEYLKGRNIKIEKIMPGISSFQYMMARLYKSWHEANFISLHGRDGNLETVKDHKLSIVLTDEENTPSKISNRLYEVGIKGRIYTGFNLSYEDEKIIKKEVGEKIDDISPLAVVVIENEMD; this comes from the coding sequence ATAGGTCCCGGAAATCCTAAGTATTTAACTGTGGAAGTAAAGGAGGCAATAAAAAAGTTTGATAAGGTGGTAGCCTTTGGAAGGGTTTCTAGTTCATTAAAGCATATTAGAGAGGATATAAAAACCATAAATAAGGTTACTCATATAGATTATTTTCTTAAAGAATATGATGATATTTTGATACTAGCCTCAGGAGACCCTTGTTTTTATGGAATTGTTGAATATCTTAAGGGAAGGAATATAAAGATTGAGAAGATAATGCCTGGGATATCATCTTTCCAATATATGATGGCAAGACTTTATAAAAGCTGGCATGAGGCAAATTTTATATCTTTGCATGGAAGGGATGGAAACTTAGAAACTGTGAAAGATCATAAATTATCTATAGTTCTTACCGATGAAGAAAATACTCCTTCTAAAATTTCTAATAGATTATATGAAGTAGGAATAAAAGGTAGGATATATACAGGATTCAATCTTTCTTATGAGGATGAAAAAATAATAAAGAAGGAAGTAGGAGAAAAAATAGATGATATTTCTCCTTTAGCTGTGGTGGTGATAGAGAATGAGATGGATTAG